GGAACCCGGCGACCCGGTTCGGCGGCTGCTCCATGTGCCACAGCACCAGCGTCTTGTCGTTGTCGGCCGCCCCGCCCGATCCACCGCAGGCGGCGGCCGTGAGGGCCAACGTCGAGACCGCGGCGACGGCGGTCAGCCGCTTGAACTTTCCGTATCTCATGAGCTGCCACTCCTTCAGGAATTCCGCGACCTCTGGGGGGATCGTCACGTCCCGCGTGACGCGGCTGGTGACTCCGCTGCGGGCTAGACGGGATTGTGGGCTTTGGAATAGTGTTCCGAACGCTACCCGGGCGGTCTAGACCAGTCAACCCTCAGGGCCCGGATCCACCGGTGGCGGACCTGGTGGGTGGGGCTCGAACGGGAGATACGGGATGATCACGTCATGTCAACGCCGAAACACGTCGCGATAACGAAGGCCCTCCGGGAACAGTGCCGGGAGCTGCCGGTCGGCGCCCGGCTGCCCGCCGAGAAGGAGCTGGCCGCCCGCTTCGAGGTCAGCCGGATGACGGTCCGGCAGGCGCTCGACGCCCTGGCCAACGACGGACGGGTGGAACGCGTCCCCGGCCTGGGCACGTTCGTCCGCCGCCCCACCGTCGCGATGGGGCCGAACCTGACCTCGTTCAGCGAGGACATGCGCGCCCGTGGCCTGCGCCCGACCAGCCGGCTCATCGCCATCGAGGAGATCGCCGCCGCCGGAGACGTCGCCGCCGACCTCGCCGTCGAGGCCGGCGCCCCGGTCATCCGGCTGGAACGACTGCGGTTCGCCGACGACGAGCCGATGTGCCTGGAGGACGCCTACCTTCCCGCCCGGTTCCAACGCGTGCTCGACGACGCCGACCTGGAGCAGTCACTGCACGAGGCCCTCGCGGCGGCGGGCGTCGTCATGTCCTCCGCCCGCCGGCTGGTACGCGCGGTGCCCGCCCCGTCCCGCGACGCCCGGCTGCTCGGCCTGGCCGAGCACGCCCCGGCGCTGGAGATCGTGGACGTCTTCTACGACGCCAACCGCCGCCCGGCCCACCGGTCCCGGTCCCGCTACCGCCACGACCGGTACGAGGTCCGCTCCGACCTGTTCCGGAACGCCCACAGCGCCCCCGGGGCGCACCTCTGAGCAAGGGAGACCACCATGAGCTGGACCGCACGGACCAGTGCCGACCTGCCGAAGCCGGCCGGACCGTACAGCCACGTCGTCGACACCGGGAAGTTCGTGTTCACGGCGGGCTTCGGACCGCAGGACCCGGCCACCGGCGTCGTCCCGGAGGGCATCACCGCGCAGACCGAACAGGTGCTCGACAACGTCGAGGGCGCGCTGGGCGCCGTCGGCCTCGGTCTGGGTGACGTCGTCAAGGCCACCGTCCACCTCCAGCACCTCGACCGGGACTTCGCCGACTACAACGAGGTGTACGCGCGGCGCTTCCGGTCGCCGTACCCGGTCCGGACCACCGTCGGCAGCACCCTGGCCGGGATCCTGGTCGAGGTCGACGTGGTGGCGGTCCGGCCCGACGGCCCGGCGGCCGGGAGCTGACCGTGGGCGCCGTCGAGATCGTCGACTCCGTCTGGCTGGTCGGCAGCGGAACCCAGCCCGACGCGCTGACCGACCCGCACGACTGTCACTGCTACCTGATCTGGGACGGCGCCGACGGGCTCCTGGTCGACACCGGGACCGGCCTCGGCGCGCAGACGTGGCTGGCCAACGTCGCCGAGGTCTGCGACCCGGGCGCGCTGGCCGGGGCAGTCGTCACGCACTACCACGCCGACCACGCGGGCGGCGCCGCCGCGGCCGGGGCCGTGGGGCTGCCCGTCATCGCCAGCGCCGAGACCGGCGCGGCGCTGAGCAGCGGTGACGAGTCACGCACCTCGCTGGCGGCGGCCCGCGCGGCCGGGATCTACCCGCCCGGGTACCGGCTCTCCCCGGTCACCGTCGACCGGGTCGTCGGCGACGGCGACACCGTCCACGCCGGCCGCCTGGCCGTCGAGATCGTCGCCGCGCCCGGACACTGCGACGGTCACCTCGTCGTGCTGGCCCGGGTCGCCGGCCGCGACATCCTGTTCGGCGGCGACTGCCTCTTCGCCGGCGGCCGGGTCAGCATGCAGGCGATCCACGACTGCCGGCTCGACCGGTACGCCGAAACCGTCGTCGCGCTGGCCGGCCGGGACGTCGACGTGCTGCTCCCCGGCCACGGCGAGCCGGTGCTGCGGGACGCCGGCACGGAGATCCGGGAGGCGGCGGACTCCTTCCGTCGCCTCGTCCCACCACCCAACGTGCTCACCGGCTGAGCCGCGCCCCGGGGCGGCGCGGCGGGGTCCTCAGCTCCGCACGAGCGCGTCGTAGACCTCGGCGAACCGGGCGCGCCGGTGCGCGTAGTGGTCGACGTGCGCGGGTCGGGGCTCGTACGTCGCCCCGGTGGCCCGGGTCGCGCGCGGGACGTCCGGCGCCAGCACGTCGAGCGCGAGCAGCGCCGTGCCCCGCTGCGTGGCCCGCCGCCGGGTCACCTGCGTGACGGGGCTGCCGAGCACGTCGGCGAGGATCTGCAACCACTCCGGGTGGTCGTTGCTGACCCGACCCGCCGCCGCGACCTCCAGGATCCGCGGGGCGGCCGGGCGCAGCTCGTCGGCGACCCGCGCGTAGGTCATGGCCACACCCTCGACGATGCCGCGGAACAGGGCGTCGGCGTCCGTGGCGGCCGACACCCCGCCGAACACGGCGCGCGCCCCGCCGACCCAGCCCGGCGCCCGTTCCCCGGTGAGGTACGGCAGCGCCAACGGCGTGGCGTCGGTCGGCGGCGCGGTGAGGACGTCGGCGAGCGACGGGCTGAGCCGTAACGTGTCCTGCGCCCAGCTCACGGCGCGACCGACGTCGTTGATCGCCCCGCCGAGCAGCGTGCGTCCGGCGTCGACCCGGTAGTTCCACAACCCGAACGGCAGGGGATCGGCCGGACCGTCGAGCAGCACCCGCAGCGCGCCACTGGTGGACGTGGCCGCGGTGAGCACCGTGGCGTCGGTCGCCCCGGACCCGACGTTGCTGGCCAGCCCGTCGGTGACGACGGGGAACCAGACGGCCCGGGCGAGGGCCGGCCAGCGCCGGGGCGTCGCCGTCGGCGCCGGATCCGTGCCGTCCCGTGGCGGGGAGAGGTGCCCGGGGTCGACGCCCGCGGCAGCGAGCAGCTCGGCGTCGAACCCGCCGGTGCGCCGGTCGAGCAGACCGGTCCACGCCACCGTGGACGTTCCGGCGAGCGGCTGCCCGACCAGCCGCGCCAGGACGTACTCACCCAGGGACCACCAGGCGGCGGCCCCGGCGAACACCCGCGGCTGCGCGGCGGCGAGCCAGCGCAGCCGCGGGGCGTGGTAGCTCGGGTGCAGCCGGGCGCCGGTCCGCTGCTGCGTCGCCTGCTCGTCGAGCTCCTCCCGCAGCGCCCGGACCGCGTCCGCGCTGCGGGAGTCGGCGTACGTCAGACACGGGGTGAGCGCGCGTCCGGCCGCGTCCACCGCGATCAGCGAGGCGGCGAAGGTGTCCATCGCGACGCCGGCGATCCTGGTGCCCAGCCGGCGGTCCCCGGTCACCGCGTCGAGAATCTGCCCGACCTCGGCGGTCACCTGGTCGGGGTCGATGACCGAGGTGCCGTCCGACGCGACCGTGAAAGCGTGCGGCACCTTGTGCTGCAGGCCGTGGACCCGCCGGCCGGAGGCGTCGTGCACGCCGCCACGGGTGGCGGTGGAGCCGACGTCCAGCGCCAGCACCAGCGGGTCCAACGCCGAGTCGAGGGCGATGTCGTCGT
The sequence above is a segment of the Micromonospora sp. WMMD882 genome. Coding sequences within it:
- a CDS encoding GntR family transcriptional regulator translates to MSTPKHVAITKALREQCRELPVGARLPAEKELAARFEVSRMTVRQALDALANDGRVERVPGLGTFVRRPTVAMGPNLTSFSEDMRARGLRPTSRLIAIEEIAAAGDVAADLAVEAGAPVIRLERLRFADDEPMCLEDAYLPARFQRVLDDADLEQSLHEALAAAGVVMSSARRLVRAVPAPSRDARLLGLAEHAPALEIVDVFYDANRRPAHRSRSRYRHDRYEVRSDLFRNAHSAPGAHL
- a CDS encoding gluconokinase; this translates as MTRTDDDIALDSALDPLVLALDVGSTATRGGVHDASGRRVHGLQHKVPHAFTVASDGTSVIDPDQVTAEVGQILDAVTGDRRLGTRIAGVAMDTFAASLIAVDAAGRALTPCLTYADSRSADAVRALREELDEQATQQRTGARLHPSYHAPRLRWLAAAQPRVFAGAAAWWSLGEYVLARLVGQPLAGTSTVAWTGLLDRRTGGFDAELLAAAGVDPGHLSPPRDGTDPAPTATPRRWPALARAVWFPVVTDGLASNVGSGATDATVLTAATSTSGALRVLLDGPADPLPFGLWNYRVDAGRTLLGGAINDVGRAVSWAQDTLRLSPSLADVLTAPPTDATPLALPYLTGERAPGWVGGARAVFGGVSAATDADALFRGIVEGVAMTYARVADELRPAAPRILEVAAAGRVSNDHPEWLQILADVLGSPVTQVTRRRATQRGTALLALDVLAPDVPRATRATGATYEPRPAHVDHYAHRRARFAEVYDALVRS
- a CDS encoding MBL fold metallo-hydrolase, whose translation is MGAVEIVDSVWLVGSGTQPDALTDPHDCHCYLIWDGADGLLVDTGTGLGAQTWLANVAEVCDPGALAGAVVTHYHADHAGGAAAAGAVGLPVIASAETGAALSSGDESRTSLAAARAAGIYPPGYRLSPVTVDRVVGDGDTVHAGRLAVEIVAAPGHCDGHLVVLARVAGRDILFGGDCLFAGGRVSMQAIHDCRLDRYAETVVALAGRDVDVLLPGHGEPVLRDAGTEIREAADSFRRLVPPPNVLTG
- a CDS encoding Rid family hydrolase, translating into MSWTARTSADLPKPAGPYSHVVDTGKFVFTAGFGPQDPATGVVPEGITAQTEQVLDNVEGALGAVGLGLGDVVKATVHLQHLDRDFADYNEVYARRFRSPYPVRTTVGSTLAGILVEVDVVAVRPDGPAAGS